The following proteins are co-located in the Fusobacteria bacterium ZRK30 genome:
- a CDS encoding glycine/sarcosine/betaine reductase component B subunit translates to MGIGPSTKETTLHHFRDPLLDIVSKDSDIDLLGIILVGTPQLNEEKNFVGKRAANLIEAMRADGVIFSLDGWGNSHVDYENTMREIGEREIPVVGMSFVGTQAEFVVKNKYMDTIVDINKNENGIETEVVGENNMTYLDAKKALAMLKLKIRRGNKE, encoded by the coding sequence ATGGGAATTGGACCTTCAACAAAGGAAACAACACTGCATCATTTTAGAGATCCATTATTAGATATTGTTTCTAAAGATTCGGATATAGATCTATTGGGAATAATATTAGTGGGCACTCCACAATTAAATGAAGAGAAAAATTTTGTAGGTAAAAGAGCTGCAAATTTAATTGAAGCTATGAGAGCTGATGGTGTTATTTTTTCACTGGATGGATGGGGAAATAGTCATGTTGATTATGAAAATACCATGAGAGAGATCGGTGAACGAGAAATACCAGTAGTTGGAATGAGTTTTGTGGGAACACAGGCAGAATTTGTAGTTAAAAATAAATATATGGATACTATAGTCGATATAAATAAAAACGAAAATGGTATTGAAACAGAAGTTGTTGGAGAAAACAACATGACTTACTTAGACGCAAAAAAAGCTTTGGCAATGTTAAAGCTTAAAATAAGAAGGGGGAACAAAGAATGA